One genomic region from Salvelinus sp. IW2-2015 unplaced genomic scaffold, ASM291031v2 Un_scaffold3132, whole genome shotgun sequence encodes:
- the LOC112075394 gene encoding uncharacterized protein: MFTLLGNFNHQPNGRRSNLIPGEGRGGRDHALVSSTDQSASAIYLTTLATPALLLREAGAEVLREALGLNGGVHRSSSSSSSSSSCPPVPAEEGRSDWDHSPPLLNQLGEEGQPRLHDEDEEGRDRGDEEEEEELFRRRSARWRLNHAHCKCSDFVQEAENGLPV; the protein is encoded by the coding sequence ATGTTCACGTTGCTAGGCAACTTCAACCACCAGCCGAACGGGCGCCGCAGCAACTTGATTCCtggggagggtagaggaggaagagaccaCGCCCTGGTGTCCTCAACGGACCAATCAGCCTCAGCCATCTACCTGACCACCCTGGCCACTCCAGCTCTcctgctgagagaggctggggccGAGGTCCTGAGGGAGGCGTTGGGGCTGAATGGAGGGGTGCaccgctcttcctcctcctcttcctcctcctcttcctgtcctccagTCCCAGCTGAGGAGGGCCGCTCTGACTGGGACCACTCCCCACCTCTCCTCAACCAGTTAGGGGAGGAGGGCCAGCCTAGACTGCATGACGAGGATGAGGAGGGCAGGGATAGgggtgatgaagaggaggaggaagagttgtTTAGGAGACGGTCGGCCCGGTGGAGGCTGAACCATGCTCACTGTAAGTGCAGTGACTTTGTTCAGGAAGCTGAGAACGGGTTGCCTGTATGA